The stretch of DNA CGATGAGTTGCCTAGCGGTGTGCTGCAGATGGTGAAGGTCTATGTCGCTCAGAAACGGCAGATCTCTGTCGGTGACAAGATGGCCGGTCGTCACGGCAACAAGGGGGTGATTTCCAAGGTGCTACCTGTTGAGGATATGCCATTCCTCGCCGATGGAACACCGGTCGACATCATTCTCAACCCACTGGGTGTGCCCAGCCGTATGAACGTGGGGCAGATTCTGGAAACTCACCTGGGCTGGGCTGCAGCCAAGCTGGGCTTCCGGGCCAAATGCCCGGTGTTTGATGGCCCTGCTGAAGAAACCATTCGAGATCTGCTCAAACTGGCAGGTCTTCCAGAAGATGGTAAGGCTCAATTGCTGGATGGCCGCACTGGTGAGCCGTTTGAGCAGAAGACGACAGTGGGCTATATTTACATGCTCAAGCTCCACCACCTGGTGGAAGATAAAGTTCACGCCCGCGCCACGGGTCCTTACTCGCTGATTACTCAGCAGCCGCTGGGTGGTAAGGCACGCTTTGGCGGACAGCGATTCGGTGAGATGGAAGTGTGGGCTCTGGAAGCCTACGGTGCCGCCTATATTCTGCAGGAATTGCTCACGGTGAAGAGTGACGATGTGGAAGGCCGCACGAAGATCTACGAATCGATGGTCAAGGGAGAAAACACTCTCGAAGCCGGGACACCTGCCAGCTTTGAAGTGCTCAACAACGAAATTCGTGGTCTTTGCCTGAACATGCAGCTGGAGAAGAGTCTCACATAGTTCTGCAGCTCATACAGTCCATCTTTGTACAGCGAAGCAGGGGGATCGGTGCCTGTCACCGATCCCCCTGCTTTTTTGATAGGGCTGTTTTTAAGGCAGCTTCTGGCAATTCAGCAGGCATTCGGCGGAATGCCCTCTGAGCCCTCAATATCAACACACTACGATCATCGCATGAAAATATGGTCAATCGTACGTCCAAGCGATCTTCAGCCGGACATTCATCAACGCGATGGTTGGCCAGTTCCCTCCTGGAAGCTGGTCTGCTCAATTGCAGGGACTGCCGTCTCAACATGTTCAGTCGTTAAAGAGGGAGTAGACTGGTCAGGTTTTCCACCAGCGACTTCTTTGGCCTTTTCGGCAGCATAGAAGACATCAAAGTTTCGAGCGAAAGCATGCTCGAGGGGTGCGTAGTCGTGGCGCCCAAAAAGAGGCATCTTCGACAGAGCTTCTTCACCTGTTTTTCCACGGAACATCACGTCGTACATCGTTAACACGCGGCCCGTCCGGTTGAATCCATGCTGGCAATGGACAATCAGCGGATAGTTTGCAGGATCTTTTAGGATAGCAATATGTGGCGCAATCAGAGAGCTCGATGGATCATCAATATCCGGAAGTGAAAGTTCAATCAGCTTGGCGCCGGCGGCTTCCACAGCCATGCGCTCCTGTCGTGCGCGATCCTGGCCCATTTCTCCCGGGCGGCAAAGATTGAGCACGGTCTTCACCTGATGCTTCTGAACAAGTTCAGCCATCACATCGGCTTCCACCCAGCCGCAGCGAATCACTTTTCCAGGATCGTGAATCGCCACATGCTTGTAGCGATGATGCTGGCGGTAAACCCAGCCGCTCACACCTATGGCCACGATCATCGCCAGAATCAGAATCCAGCGAAACCGCAGCCGCGAAGCGGCCGGGGTCGTTTCTGTCAAAGTCGTGTTCTCGTTCGTCATGGAAACATCCTTGTCTGCCGCTGACTGGCCCAAATGAAAGTCTCAATCCTTGAAGCAGCATATGCTTTTGTGACATACCACCCCGGGAGCCTGTCGAGAAACATTCAGTAACAGGTTCGAGTGGACACCAGCATTTATGCGGCCCGGCGTGAGCGAGGATCCAGTAGCGGGGCCGGTGAAATGGCGAGTGAAACTGTCTCAAAATTTGTCGTTTT from Planctopirus ephydatiae encodes:
- a CDS encoding phosphatase domain-containing putative toxin; amino-acid sequence: MTNENTTLTETTPAASRLRFRWILILAMIVAIGVSGWVYRQHHRYKHVAIHDPGKVIRCGWVEADVMAELVQKHQVKTVLNLCRPGEMGQDRARQERMAVEAAGAKLIELSLPDIDDPSSSLIAPHIAILKDPANYPLIVHCQHGFNRTGRVLTMYDVMFRGKTGEEALSKMPLFGRHDYAPLEHAFARNFDVFYAAEKAKEVAGGKPDQSTPSLTTEHVETAVPAIEQTSFQEGTGQPSR